One stretch of Schlesneria sp. DSM 10557 DNA includes these proteins:
- a CDS encoding efflux RND transporter periplasmic adaptor subunit: MMSVAQEIDSPGVSKTHAPPRVRTAEPQKHQAHEQQSHEEVIQKPAQGLSWGTILAVMLLAGCSLVGLFFAGWLPRQQVTAQLEHEAHEIKNSLPTVRVTKPVPATPIAMVTLPGDVQAMEEITLFPRTTGYVKRWLVDIGDEVEAGQLIAEIDTPEVRAQYEQSEAALAESLASLERARATVNLAKITTNRLRTLVARKNAAQQDLDDSENNLAVGEANVRLAEATVAVNKSNVQHMQELLSFSRIHSPFEGTVVGRFLETGKLVSSGNGTGQALFRIARTNPVRVFINVPQAYAAGVVKDLTAEVRARDIPGRVFQGVVTRTARAIDPLTRTLLTEIQVPNDDGALLTGSYVQVQMEVQRYSPPLLVPASALIFNSGGTQVAVVGPDNKIELRVIEVAGDIGKQIGIATGISENDQVVINPGDRMSQDLMVELQQDAVGTAD, from the coding sequence ATGATGTCAGTTGCTCAGGAGATTGATTCACCCGGTGTCTCAAAAACACATGCACCGCCACGTGTGCGGACGGCTGAGCCTCAAAAACATCAGGCTCATGAACAGCAGAGTCACGAGGAAGTCATCCAGAAGCCCGCGCAAGGGCTGTCATGGGGGACCATTCTGGCCGTGATGCTACTGGCTGGGTGCAGTCTGGTCGGGCTGTTCTTTGCGGGCTGGCTTCCACGCCAGCAAGTCACCGCGCAGCTTGAGCACGAAGCACACGAGATCAAGAACTCACTGCCGACTGTCCGCGTGACCAAGCCCGTCCCGGCAACGCCGATTGCTATGGTCACACTTCCGGGCGACGTGCAGGCGATGGAAGAGATCACCCTCTTTCCCCGCACCACGGGCTACGTGAAACGCTGGCTGGTGGACATCGGTGATGAAGTTGAGGCAGGCCAGTTAATTGCCGAGATCGATACGCCCGAAGTGCGGGCTCAGTATGAACAGAGTGAAGCCGCACTGGCAGAATCCCTGGCCAGTCTTGAACGGGCTCGCGCAACGGTGAATCTGGCAAAGATCACGACAAACCGACTGCGAACGCTGGTCGCCCGCAAGAACGCCGCACAGCAGGATCTGGACGATTCGGAAAACAATCTCGCCGTGGGAGAAGCAAATGTTCGACTGGCGGAAGCGACCGTTGCCGTCAACAAGTCGAACGTGCAGCACATGCAGGAGCTGTTGTCTTTCTCCAGGATCCATTCTCCGTTCGAGGGGACGGTTGTGGGGCGATTTCTGGAGACAGGGAAGCTGGTCTCGTCGGGGAACGGCACGGGGCAAGCACTGTTCCGTATCGCTCGCACCAATCCGGTCCGGGTCTTCATCAATGTTCCACAGGCCTACGCGGCGGGCGTGGTGAAGGACCTGACAGCCGAAGTGAGGGCACGTGACATTCCGGGCCGTGTCTTTCAAGGCGTTGTGACACGTACGGCCCGCGCGATCGATCCCCTGACCAGGACACTGCTGACCGAGATTCAAGTCCCGAATGACGACGGTGCTCTGCTGACCGGCTCGTACGTTCAGGTTCAGATGGAAGTGCAGCGCTACAGTCCACCGCTGCTCGTCCCCGCTTCAGCACTCATTTTCAACTCGGGCGGAACACAGGTCGCCGTCGTCGGCCCCGATAACAAGATTGAGTTACGGGTCATTGAAGTCGCAGGAGACATCGGCAAGCAGATCGGGATCGCGACAGGGATTTCGGAGAATGACCAAGTCGTGATCAATCCCGGGGATCGGATGTCTCAGGACTTAATGGTTGAACTGCAACAAGACGCCGTCGGCACGGCTGATTGA
- a CDS encoding RNA polymerase sigma factor, with translation MIDEPSVPSDCNTDISDHLLLNRYTSSGSPEPFLHLMRRHMGLVYGTCLRITANVHDAEDISQECFFDLARQAAEIRTSVVGWLHQAATNRALNRLRSDKRRQRHEYSSGLQKTSPSESKDSTPTEASWSELSPVVDEVLSQLPEQLRSPILMHYLEGSTQGEIANLLGVNQSTISRRLNIGIERLRDELRRMGIVVPTATLLSWLCASTDVAASPALTASISKIGLMGVGTSTISATGGWSALSSLYSIMKATIALLFLPVVAGVYWGELAFLIVLALWCAYLGWRRPEWVRILCFTRQDPNIYEWPFFPFSSWNWTSPPPEWRIWMTFHFITGIELLGLTMLPIGIRLWILPIAGALWHLFMAIRIWWHVRQCRRAASVELKLPNPPVDGALLLTYTFVGLLLLAKLCSSPWLFSRAADSTDWFWMSVGCLITWVTLLIGIAVLVICRYQSWLKQGAVDPVVIQRMRELEPPRWVLCAMLGIPLLAALSVTFVVLMLDVTPVVVPFGDNVVSVIRRTMFFANLFALDLIALGVLPLAYLQHRIPKIIWGVTAGSMGLIGILHMGLFSKTVFAVPEIRAQVYYHKPPRLEFAKSEFALWAPPNLLENDSLKPENPYLGSNLTLEVRHAVPSTISIEFGSHQVRLQSPVLDRHRLAETTALVMIVPHDFRSGVPSQLQVTFILVGANRSQQMKQFLLPLPKDMTAIEWNEQFRFCDFREESAHPISAAVQLGTIQGEPLIVNVLADSPLTQPAP, from the coding sequence ATGATTGACGAACCCTCTGTACCGAGCGATTGCAACACTGACATCAGCGACCATTTATTGCTGAACCGATACACCAGCTCGGGTTCTCCTGAACCCTTCCTCCACCTGATGCGTCGCCATATGGGGCTGGTTTACGGGACGTGTCTGCGAATCACTGCGAACGTTCACGATGCTGAGGACATCTCACAAGAGTGTTTCTTTGACCTGGCCCGTCAAGCGGCGGAAATACGAACGTCCGTTGTGGGGTGGCTGCATCAGGCCGCCACGAATCGCGCACTGAACCGACTTCGCAGCGACAAACGGCGTCAGCGCCATGAATACTCCAGCGGTCTGCAAAAAACGAGTCCCTCAGAAAGCAAAGACTCGACACCGACTGAGGCATCGTGGAGCGAACTCTCCCCGGTTGTCGATGAAGTGCTGAGTCAGCTGCCAGAACAACTTCGTTCACCAATCCTGATGCACTATTTGGAAGGATCGACTCAAGGCGAAATCGCGAACCTGCTGGGGGTGAATCAATCAACGATTTCTCGGCGACTGAATATCGGGATCGAACGCCTGCGAGATGAGCTTCGACGGATGGGAATCGTCGTACCCACGGCGACGCTGCTGTCCTGGCTTTGCGCTTCAACCGATGTCGCGGCATCGCCTGCATTGACCGCATCGATTTCCAAGATCGGCCTGATGGGGGTCGGGACATCGACGATTTCGGCGACCGGTGGATGGTCAGCGCTCTCGTCGCTCTATTCGATCATGAAAGCGACCATCGCGCTACTGTTTCTTCCGGTCGTGGCAGGTGTCTACTGGGGCGAGCTCGCCTTTTTGATTGTCTTGGCGCTTTGGTGCGCCTACCTTGGCTGGCGTCGGCCAGAATGGGTTCGCATTCTCTGTTTCACGCGACAAGATCCCAACATCTACGAGTGGCCATTCTTTCCATTCTCAAGCTGGAATTGGACATCACCGCCGCCCGAATGGCGGATTTGGATGACATTTCACTTTATCACTGGAATAGAATTGCTTGGGCTGACAATGCTTCCCATCGGGATTCGATTGTGGATTCTGCCGATCGCAGGTGCATTGTGGCATCTCTTTATGGCGATACGGATTTGGTGGCACGTTCGCCAATGTCGACGGGCAGCGTCCGTCGAATTGAAACTGCCGAATCCACCCGTCGACGGGGCGCTGTTGTTAACTTATACATTTGTCGGGCTGCTGCTGCTCGCAAAGCTCTGTTCCTCACCGTGGCTTTTCTCTCGAGCGGCCGACAGTACGGACTGGTTCTGGATGTCCGTGGGATGCCTTATCACTTGGGTAACTCTCCTGATTGGGATCGCAGTTCTTGTGATCTGCCGATACCAATCCTGGCTCAAGCAAGGCGCTGTTGATCCTGTGGTGATACAGCGGATGAGAGAACTGGAACCGCCCCGTTGGGTTCTTTGCGCCATGTTGGGAATTCCCTTGCTGGCGGCCTTATCAGTCACGTTTGTCGTGCTGATGCTCGACGTGACGCCTGTGGTGGTTCCGTTCGGTGACAACGTCGTGAGCGTAATTCGACGGACGATGTTCTTCGCCAATCTGTTCGCACTGGACTTGATTGCTTTGGGGGTACTGCCCCTCGCCTATCTCCAGCACCGAATTCCGAAAATCATCTGGGGAGTGACAGCGGGATCGATGGGATTGATCGGAATACTGCACATGGGGCTCTTCTCAAAAACGGTATTCGCCGTTCCAGAGATCAGGGCTCAGGTCTATTATCACAAGCCTCCCCGGCTGGAGTTTGCCAAGTCGGAATTTGCACTTTGGGCTCCACCCAATCTGCTCGAGAATGATTCGTTGAAACCAGAGAACCCCTACTTAGGTTCGAACCTGACACTCGAAGTCAGGCATGCTGTTCCCTCCACGATTTCCATCGAATTCGGCAGTCATCAAGTCCGGCTTCAGTCGCCAGTCTTGGACCGCCATAGACTGGCTGAAACCACTGCCCTTGTGATGATCGTACCTCATGATTTTCGGAGCGGAGTTCCTTCTCAACTGCAGGTGACGTTCATCCTTGTCGGTGCGAACAGGTCCCAGCAAATGAAGCAGTTTCTCTTGCCGCTACCGAAGGACATGACCGCAATCGAGTGGAATGAGCAGTTTCGGTTTTGCGATTTCCGCGAGGAAAGCGCTCACCCGATTTCCGCAGCCGTACAACTCGGCACCATCCAGGGCGAGCCACTCATCGTCAACGTTCTGGCCGACAGTCCGCTTACTCAGCCAGCTCCCTGA
- a CDS encoding PQQ-binding-like beta-propeller repeat protein, producing MNRFLNCGRSLLACVCLLLSGMTVEAADWPMWRYDSTRSAAAPESLPDGLKQIWSRKFSPRKQTWDDPLNLDLMTFDRFFEPIVMGGRLFLAFNDRDKVVAYDLKTGAESWTFYADGPIRLAPVAWNNRVYFASDDGHMYCVNAEDGSLHWRFRGGPNGRQILGNQRLISMWPMRGGPVLRDGHLYFAASIWPFMGTFIYSLDAETGEVEWVNDESGAQYILQPHGAPSFAGVAPQGSLVATQDVLLIPGGRSVPAAFNRHTGKFLYFELAAGGKGTGGSFVAANEESWFVHTRLKGTREFSLQTGVKTAFLPDEPVLAGDRIYAVLEKDTAPLIRAFDSRSKESLWQIAADGRGDLILAGDRLYAAGKPSEHPGAEVRTELTAIQLPQTGTEAMIAWTTSVPGSVVRLVAANETLIAVTLEGHLYAFGNTSTPTDAVQEETFATLEVSDEAAGTAKSVLNAGRAEGYSLWLGAADESLVTAVANESPFVELSVIDPEQDRVDRLRRHFDTAGILGRVTVRRSTPAEFLSPPYLANLLFVGAELTPALCSTPELLARFYDSVRPYGGVMYLLAPAADREQLIQQVAALELESAEIERAEHGIVVRRVGALPGSGTWTHQNGDIGNTNKSSDQRVKLPLGVLWFGGSNHEDVLPRHGHGPTEQVVGGRLFIEGINSLSARDVYTGRKLWHRNFENLGTKDVYFDETYKETPLDPSYNQIHIPGANARGTNFVVTPDRIYIVEGFTCHVLDPATGEDLTTITLPQQDPNQPHEWGFIGVYEDVLIGGVGFAQYQKRHELEPDKADPKRAVFGAKSLDRAASMALVGFDRHSGEQLWKIDAAHSFWHNGIVAGNGLVFALDKNPKPVEEFLRRRGKSNPDTYRIVAFDAKTGQEAWTLPGKEVFGTWLGYSEKRDLLLQAGAAGSDRLTAEVGQGMAVYQGRTGETVWKKEGLKYSGPCVLHNDLIITNAVSYTDSAGAYYLADGSQKMNKSPLTGELRPWSVKRAYGCNSIIASENMLTFRSGSAAFYDLLNEAGTGNFGGFRSGCTANLIVADGVLNAPDYTRTCSCSYQNQTSLALVHMPDIDMWSVNNLLVLDPKAGRVQQLGINLGAPGDRRDQHGLDWLEYPPVAGDSPNLSLEVDGESRFFQDHPSTKSSATIPWVASSGVEGMQSLRLSLKAQPLHKLQTGIPVEHADDDARESITSGAVDLDSGTAELAGTTAEPQLVGFRFNGIRLARDSAIRSAHLQFGSRAVGEEPAEFVIRAEAAVNAARFTADKNNLSSRRLTSSEIRWSPDAWKLSSTGSAQQSSDLTPLIREVISQEGWQPGNSIVFVIRGQGQRTVATVRSRDATGAARLVVDADEVTPVDDSAARLDPYRVRLHFGVPESAPKEFRQFDVEIPGQGRIDNIQLGGTAPKSIVKTFDRVLLGDWLELMFISQHGRPLVSGIELHRLEQ from the coding sequence ATGAATCGGTTTTTGAACTGCGGCCGTTCCCTCTTGGCCTGTGTTTGTCTGCTGCTTTCAGGAATGACGGTCGAGGCTGCGGACTGGCCGATGTGGCGGTATGACTCAACGCGCAGTGCGGCGGCTCCCGAGTCGCTGCCCGACGGACTCAAGCAGATCTGGTCGCGAAAATTTTCTCCCCGCAAGCAGACGTGGGATGATCCTCTCAACCTGGACCTCATGACGTTCGATCGTTTTTTTGAACCGATTGTCATGGGGGGTCGTCTGTTTCTGGCGTTCAACGATCGAGACAAAGTCGTCGCATACGACCTCAAAACGGGAGCAGAATCATGGACCTTCTACGCAGACGGCCCCATTCGCCTCGCGCCAGTCGCCTGGAACAACCGTGTCTATTTCGCCAGTGACGACGGTCACATGTATTGCGTCAATGCCGAGGATGGTTCCTTGCATTGGCGATTTCGGGGGGGACCCAATGGTCGACAGATTCTGGGCAACCAGCGTCTGATCTCGATGTGGCCCATGCGGGGTGGCCCGGTCTTGCGAGACGGGCATCTCTACTTCGCCGCCAGTATCTGGCCGTTCATGGGAACGTTTATCTACTCACTGGATGCGGAAACCGGTGAAGTCGAATGGGTCAATGATGAATCGGGTGCACAGTATATCCTTCAGCCACATGGAGCCCCTTCGTTCGCCGGTGTCGCACCGCAGGGGTCGCTCGTCGCGACGCAGGATGTGCTGCTGATTCCGGGAGGTCGTTCTGTCCCGGCGGCCTTCAACCGTCACACGGGGAAGTTTTTGTATTTTGAACTGGCAGCGGGAGGCAAGGGGACCGGTGGTTCTTTCGTGGCTGCGAACGAAGAGTCATGGTTTGTGCACACTCGATTGAAGGGGACACGCGAATTCTCGTTGCAGACCGGCGTCAAGACCGCCTTCCTGCCCGATGAACCGGTGCTCGCCGGTGATCGCATTTATGCGGTGCTCGAGAAAGACACCGCGCCCCTTATCCGCGCGTTTGACAGTCGCAGCAAAGAGTCTCTCTGGCAGATTGCGGCAGACGGTCGCGGGGATCTGATTCTCGCCGGCGATCGTCTCTATGCGGCCGGCAAGCCGTCAGAACATCCGGGCGCCGAAGTCCGCACAGAATTGACTGCCATCCAGCTGCCGCAAACCGGAACCGAGGCAATGATCGCGTGGACAACCTCCGTTCCCGGAAGCGTGGTTCGACTGGTTGCCGCGAATGAGACGCTGATCGCCGTCACGCTCGAAGGACACCTCTACGCGTTCGGAAATACTTCTACTCCGACCGACGCAGTCCAGGAAGAAACCTTCGCCACGTTGGAGGTCTCAGACGAGGCTGCGGGAACGGCAAAGAGCGTCTTGAACGCCGGTCGGGCGGAAGGCTATTCGTTGTGGCTGGGTGCCGCTGACGAATCGCTCGTTACCGCTGTCGCCAATGAGTCGCCGTTCGTTGAATTGTCGGTGATTGATCCCGAGCAGGACCGAGTCGACCGGCTGCGTCGGCACTTCGATACAGCAGGAATTCTCGGTCGGGTGACGGTTCGACGTTCCACTCCTGCCGAGTTTCTCTCTCCACCGTACCTGGCCAATCTGCTGTTTGTCGGTGCCGAATTGACTCCTGCACTCTGCTCGACTCCAGAATTGCTCGCGCGGTTCTACGATTCAGTACGCCCTTATGGCGGGGTGATGTACCTGCTCGCCCCTGCTGCGGACCGGGAACAGCTCATCCAGCAAGTCGCGGCATTAGAGCTGGAGTCGGCCGAGATCGAAAGGGCCGAACATGGCATCGTGGTTCGGCGAGTCGGGGCACTTCCCGGGTCAGGAACATGGACACATCAGAATGGCGATATCGGGAACACGAATAAATCCTCTGACCAGCGAGTCAAGTTGCCACTCGGCGTGCTCTGGTTTGGCGGATCCAATCACGAAGACGTGCTTCCCCGCCATGGACACGGCCCGACCGAACAAGTGGTCGGCGGCCGCTTGTTCATTGAAGGAATCAATTCGCTCTCTGCCCGTGATGTCTACACCGGCCGCAAACTCTGGCACCGCAACTTCGAGAATCTCGGAACGAAGGATGTCTACTTCGACGAAACGTACAAAGAGACACCGCTCGATCCGTCGTACAACCAGATTCATATTCCGGGTGCCAATGCGCGGGGAACGAATTTTGTCGTGACCCCAGACCGGATCTACATTGTCGAGGGGTTCACCTGCCATGTCCTCGATCCCGCCACGGGTGAAGATCTGACGACGATCACGCTCCCTCAGCAGGATCCGAACCAGCCCCATGAGTGGGGCTTCATCGGCGTCTACGAAGACGTACTGATTGGGGGCGTTGGCTTCGCCCAATACCAGAAGCGACATGAGCTTGAACCTGACAAGGCGGACCCCAAGCGCGCTGTGTTTGGTGCCAAAAGTCTCGACCGCGCGGCCAGTATGGCTCTCGTCGGATTCGACCGCCATTCGGGAGAACAGCTCTGGAAAATCGACGCTGCGCATAGTTTCTGGCACAACGGCATTGTCGCCGGAAACGGATTGGTTTTCGCCCTCGACAAGAATCCGAAACCGGTCGAAGAATTTTTGAGGCGACGCGGGAAGTCCAATCCGGATACGTACCGGATCGTCGCCTTCGATGCAAAGACCGGTCAGGAAGCGTGGACACTGCCCGGAAAAGAAGTCTTCGGGACGTGGCTGGGTTATTCCGAGAAACGGGACCTGCTGCTCCAGGCAGGGGCGGCGGGAAGCGACCGACTGACTGCCGAAGTGGGGCAGGGGATGGCCGTCTACCAGGGCCGCACAGGCGAAACTGTCTGGAAAAAAGAGGGGCTCAAGTATTCCGGTCCCTGTGTCCTGCACAATGATCTGATCATCACCAATGCCGTCTCCTACACCGATTCTGCCGGTGCTTACTATCTGGCGGATGGCTCACAGAAAATGAACAAAAGCCCGCTTACGGGTGAGCTTCGCCCCTGGAGCGTCAAACGGGCTTACGGCTGTAACTCCATCATTGCCAGCGAAAACATGCTTACGTTCCGGTCAGGCTCTGCTGCATTTTATGACCTGTTGAATGAAGCAGGGACCGGAAATTTTGGTGGATTCCGATCGGGATGTACGGCCAACCTGATTGTGGCTGACGGAGTTCTCAACGCGCCAGACTACACCAGAACGTGCAGTTGCAGTTATCAGAATCAGACCTCGCTGGCACTTGTCCACATGCCCGATATCGATATGTGGTCTGTCAACAATCTGCTGGTGCTCGATCCGAAGGCCGGCCGGGTGCAGCAACTGGGAATTAACCTGGGTGCCCCGGGCGACCGTCGCGACCAGCACGGACTTGACTGGTTGGAGTATCCTCCCGTTGCAGGAGATTCCCCCAACCTGAGTCTCGAAGTCGATGGAGAATCGAGGTTCTTCCAGGATCACCCCAGCACCAAGTCGTCCGCCACCATTCCCTGGGTCGCGTCGTCAGGCGTGGAAGGGATGCAGTCACTTCGCCTCAGCTTGAAGGCCCAGCCGCTTCACAAGCTACAGACAGGAATCCCTGTTGAGCACGCCGACGACGACGCCCGCGAATCGATAACGAGTGGTGCCGTCGATCTTGACAGCGGCACAGCAGAACTCGCGGGAACCACAGCGGAACCGCAACTCGTCGGATTCCGTTTCAATGGCATCCGGCTCGCACGTGACTCGGCAATTCGATCTGCCCACCTTCAATTCGGTTCGCGCGCCGTCGGTGAGGAGCCGGCCGAGTTCGTCATTCGTGCTGAGGCAGCAGTTAATGCGGCCCGGTTCACGGCTGATAAAAACAACCTCTCTTCGCGGCGACTCACCTCATCCGAAATTCGCTGGAGTCCCGACGCCTGGAAACTGAGCTCCACAGGGTCGGCTCAACAGAGCTCTGACCTCACGCCTCTCATTCGCGAGGTCATCAGCCAGGAGGGCTGGCAGCCCGGGAATTCGATTGTCTTCGTGATCAGGGGTCAGGGACAGCGGACGGTGGCGACGGTTCGCAGCCGTGACGCGACGGGGGCCGCCCGGCTTGTTGTCGATGCCGACGAAGTGACTCCCGTCGATGATTCCGCGGCACGACTCGACCCCTATCGGGTTCGCCTGCACTTCGGCGTCCCGGAAAGTGCACCGAAGGAATTCCGTCAGTTCGATGTGGAGATTCCGGGACAGGGGCGAATCGACAACATCCAGCTGGGAGGAACCGCCCCGAAGAGCATCGTCAAGACATTCGATCGCGTCCTGCTAGGCGACTGGCTCGAGTTGATGTTCATTTCCCAACACGGACGACCCCTGGTCTCGGGTATCGAACTCCACCGGCTGGAACAATGA
- a CDS encoding ThiF family adenylyltransferase, translating into MTDELPDLTPEEEDRYAWQFDVRDFGREGQRRLKGATVLISRVGGVGGAVALQLAAAGIGRLILAHGGNLRRNDLNRQTLMTTDWIDRPRVESARDRLLALNPNVQIDMVDQNISETNAAELVSRCDIVVSSAPLFSERLLMNQEAVRQRKPLVDSAMYELEGQLTTVIPGETACLECLYPEAPPMWKRQFPVFSAVSATVGALAAMEVIKVITGVGESLAGRLLLFDLREMRFRTLPIERRQDCVQCRALCGTDHSRGTTAGTSDDL; encoded by the coding sequence ATGACGGACGAATTGCCGGATCTGACTCCGGAAGAAGAAGACCGCTACGCATGGCAATTCGACGTGCGTGACTTCGGACGTGAAGGGCAGCGTCGATTGAAGGGGGCGACCGTGCTGATCTCGCGCGTGGGTGGCGTGGGTGGTGCTGTTGCCCTTCAATTGGCCGCAGCGGGGATCGGGCGGCTGATTCTGGCACATGGGGGTAATCTGCGTCGGAATGATCTCAATCGTCAGACTCTCATGACGACAGACTGGATCGATCGTCCTCGAGTCGAGTCCGCTCGGGACCGACTTTTGGCGCTCAATCCCAATGTGCAGATCGATATGGTCGATCAGAACATCTCGGAAACGAATGCTGCTGAACTCGTCAGTCGATGCGACATCGTCGTGAGTTCAGCTCCGCTCTTCAGCGAACGCCTGTTGATGAATCAAGAAGCGGTGCGGCAGCGAAAGCCTCTTGTTGACAGTGCGATGTACGAACTCGAAGGGCAGCTCACCACTGTCATTCCCGGCGAGACGGCTTGCCTGGAATGCCTCTATCCCGAAGCACCACCGATGTGGAAACGCCAGTTTCCCGTCTTCAGCGCGGTCTCCGCGACGGTGGGAGCGCTGGCCGCGATGGAAGTGATCAAAGTCATCACCGGTGTGGGGGAATCTCTGGCGGGACGGCTGTTGCTGTTCGATCTGCGTGAGATGAGATTCCGGACCTTGCCGATCGAAAGGCGGCAAGACTGTGTTCAGTGCAGGGCATTGTGCGGGACCGATCATTCCAGAGGGACGACAGCCGGAACCAGTGACGATCTCTGA